Within the Mucilaginibacter sp. CSA2-8R genome, the region GGCCAGACTGGCCCGCAAGTGAGCTTAAAGCGATCATCGAAAACAATCATGCTGAGTGGATCAGTTTTTTAGAACAAAGTGATGATGTTGATCTTAAAAACCTGGTTACTTATCAAAATTCGAAAGTTGATACATTTGAGAACAGCCTGACCGATATACTTGCGCATTTAATTAACCATGGCACACACCATCGGGCACAAATTGGGCAGCAACTTAAACTAAATGGAGTTGAGCAATTGCCGGTTTCTGATTATATACATTATCTACGCAGCTAAAAATATAATTATTGTACGGGTTTGAGGCTTAAGTATTAGCTTTGCCCTAATGTTTAAACGCTTTTTAGCCTTACTGCTCACCGTACTGATCATCTCCGCCAATTTTACGCGGTTGTTCATCTACGCAGGCTACGAAGTAAATCAGAAATACATTGCCGAAAAGCTTTGCGAAAACCGTAACAAACCCTGGCTTAATTGCCACGGCCGGTGCTACCTGATGAAAAAAATTAAACAAGCAGAAGATAAGGAACGCAGCACCGAGCGCCAGATACAGAAAAGCCTTTTTCAGGATGCTGTTACAACTGCTGCCTTCAGCCTCAAATTTCATGCAGTATTGTTGCAGCAAATTAGCAGCAATTACGCATCAATGCAGCCGCAGCAAGTATCTCCTTCTTTATTTCACCCTCCGCAAGCCGCGTAAGTGCCCGGCAGTTTCAAATTACTTATACTTTATTTTGATACTTACTGGTAAGCAAAATGCGATCCCTTGAGTATACGCATTAAAAATCAGTTAGTTAACTATACAGACCAAACTGCCGGTTTCTGAATAACAAAGGCCAAAACCCGCATTTACTTAAATTTATATTTCGACTTAACCTATGCCGGCAAAGGCATCAGAGATATCACTGCCGGGCTTACTGCAACGGGTATTTTAGTTGTATCTTTGTTTGGTTTTGCCGCGTTCTTTTATTTAAATAACATGAAAAAACTAAGTATATTTTGCCTGATCATTGGTTTTGCAGCCTGCAAACCAGCGCCTGTTTCAACTACTCAAACTCCTTCTCACAGCGGGCAAACCCAAACGGTGTATACGTGCAGTATGCACCCCGAAGTACATGCAAGCAAGCCAGGCGTTTGCCCTAAATGTGGCATGCAACTAACCAAAAAATAGAATTGATATTTCTTTATCTCATGAATATAAAAACACTGGCCCTGCTGGCCGCCTCTGCATTACTATCAAGTGCCTGCACAGATACTAAAAAGCAGGAAAAAGATGCACTTAACGATGTGATTAAAATACATGACGAGGCCATGGCGAAAGATGAGCAGGCCGTTAAAAACAAAATGCTTTTAGATAGCCTGATAAAAAACAAAACCATCACCGACACAGTTCAAAGCGGCGTTGCTATCAAAGCCTTAACCGAAGCCGACCAAGGCATGGAGAAATGGATGCATCAGTTTAATGCTGATTATACCGGTAAATCGCACGAAGAGATTATACAGTATCTGCACGATCAAAAAAAACAGGTTAATCAAATGAACCAGCGTTTAACTGAAGCTGTTAATCAATCAAACCAAGTAATAACTACTACAAAAAATGAAATTAATTAATATAAGCATCGTTGGGCTGCTATTGTTAGCCGCCTGCAGCAACAATAAATCTGCCGACAAAACACTACCCATTTATGGCGAACGCGAACCGGTAACTAAAACCGTTAACGGAAAAACGGTTACCGATACTGTTTACCAAACCATACCTGCATTTAAATTTATAAATCAATACGGTACTGAGGTTACAGAGAAATCATTGGATAACGATATTTATGTGGCCGATTTCTTTTTTACCACCTGTCCGTCTATCTGCCCCATTATGCATCGTAATATGCTGAATGTATACCAGGAGTTTAAAAACACACCCGATGTTAAGATACTTTCGCATACCATAGACCCTAACCACGACAGTGTGGCTGTATTAAAAAAGTATGCTGATAATTTAGGCATATCGGGCAGTAGCTGGTGGTTTTTACAGGGGCCTAAAGAAACTACTTACAAACTGGCCGAAAGCTACTTGGTTACCGTGGCCGAGGATAAAAATGCCGCCGGCGGTTTGGTACATGCGGGTTATTTTATTTTAGTGGATAGACAAAAACGCATACGCGGCACCTATGATGGCACTAAACCCGAAGACACGCAAAAGTTGATTGCAGATATTAAAACCTTACAGGCCGAATACAAGAACAATAAAACAACATGAAGTTTAAGATCATAGCGGTGCTTTTGGGCTTTATCGGCATCATGGCCTACTCGTGCCAAAGCGAAGAAAAAATTGAGTTTATGCGCTATTATACCGCAGGGCAAGAACTTTACAAAACTCATTGCCAAAACTGCCATGGCCAAAACGGAGAAGGTTTGGCCGCTTTAATTCCGCCATTGACGGATGCGGCTTACCTTAAACAGCACCGCACCCAGTTGGCCTGCTACGTAAAAAATGGATTAAAGCTCCCTATTTTGGTAAATGGCAAAGCTTATAATGGCCAGATGCCACCTGCCACTCTGGCCTCTGTTGAAATTGCCCAAGTGCTCACCTACATTCAAAACTCGTTCGGCAACAAGGCCGGCCTGCACAATATTGAAGAGGTAAATACCGAGGTGAGCAAGTGTGAGTAGTTCGTTGGTTCGTTGGTTAATTAGGCAAATCAACTCACTTTCTTCATGTTTGATTTCTGACACACTGTTTCACTAATCAATTAATGAACTAATTAACCAATGAACCAACTTACTTTAACGACACATACTCAGACTTAACCGGCGCCGAAAAAAACATGGAGGCGTGCTGGTCGAAGTCGGCGGTGTCGTCACTGCTGGTGAAGAAATGACGGGTACCGTTGCGAGTAATTTGATCGTTGATTTCGGGGTGGCGGTGCAAATAGTCTTGCAGGCTGGCAGCTACAATATCACCCTGGGCAACTACCTGTATGCTCTCGGGCAAATGAGCTTTAATTTTATCCTGCAATAACGGATAATGTGTGCAAGCCAGCAATAGTGTATCAATATCAGCCGAACGGCTTAACAACTCGTCAAGATACTGCTTTACATAATAATCAGCACCGGGTTTATCATATTCTCCGTTCTCAATTAATGGTACCCACAAAGGGCAAGCCTGTTGATAGACTTGTACCTCCGGAAAAAACTTTGCAATTTCAATAGCATACGATTCGGATTGTACGGTGCCTTTAGTACCCAGTACGCCAATGTTGCCGGTTTTAGTGTAGTTGCCTATCACTTCTGCCGTAGGCCTAATTACACCCAAAACCCGCTTGTCATTATACCTGCCTGGCATATCGCGTTGCTGTATGGTGCGCAGGGCTTTAGCCGATGCGGTATTACAAGCGAGAATAACAAGAGGACACCCTTGCTCAAATAACCATTGTACACACTCCCAGGTGTATTGATGAATGGTTTTGAACGAACGATTACCATAAGGTGCACGGCTGTTATCGCCCAGGTAGATATAGTCGTACTGCGGCAACTGCCCGGCAATAGACCGAAAAACCGTCAGTCCGCCAATACCTGAGTCAAATATGCCGATAGGGCTTGTAGCTTGCATAGGCCAAAAATAAAAAAAGCGGAACACAATGTTCCGCTTTCATTTGTACCGTGTTGGTTAATACTATTTGATACCTAATTTCAGTTTCACAGCTGCTAACAAATCGTCGCCGGCAGGTGATACCAAAAGGTTAGTTGAGCCTGAGTCGATTACATAAGTATAGCCTTTTTCTTTAGCTACGGCGTTAACAGCCAATTTAGCTTTATCAAAAAGCGGTTTACCTAACTCGTTTCTTTTTTGCTCTACTTTTTGAGTAGCAGTTTGGTTAAAATCCTGTAATCTCTTGTTGATGTCGTTTAATTCAGTCTGAGCAGCTGTACGGGCAGCATCAGTCATCGTAGCTTGGCTTTTTTCGTAAGCAGCGCCTTTAGTTTGCAATTCATTTTGCATGTTTTGCATTTGGTCCATAAAGGTTTTTGAGTATGCCTGTAACTGAGTGCTTACTGTTTTAGTTTCTGGCATGGCATCAATTACCTGGTTAAAGTCAAGGTAACCAATTTTGCTTTGTGCTTTCGCGAAACCCGCCGTCAACATCATGAAACCTGCAACTAAAGCAACTTTAAATAATTTTTTCATTCTTCTTTCGTCTGTGTTTAATCGTGTGCTATTTTAATCAAAATAAATTTACTTTGCAAAAGTACCTGGCTTTAATCCAAGTTTGGTAATTACCGCATCGCTTTTGTTATAACGCGGATTGGTGTACAGCATTATCACCTCGCTGTTTTTATCAAATACCATATCCAGATTTTCGCCTTCGGCCATTGCTTGTATAGCTTTAGACACTCTTTCCTGAATTGGTTTAACCAGTGTACCACTGCGTTGAGCTAATTCGCCATCCGGACCAAATTTAGAGCGCTGAAAATCTTTGGCGGCCTTCTCTTTATCTACAATTTCTCCTTCGCGGCGTTTTCTCATATCAGCTGTCATCAGCACCTGGTCGGCCTGGTAGGCTTTATACAACCGGTCAATCTCCTGAAAACGACCGTCAACCTCACGCTGCCATTGTTCAGATAGTGCTGCTAACTGTTTTTGTGATGACGCATACTCCGGGATATGTTTCAGAATGTAGTCAGAATCTACATAGGCAAACCGCTGTGCAAAGGCACCAGTTAAGCCCAATAAGATAAGCGATAACGTTATTAATATTTTTTTCATCATTAATTAATTAAATCCTCCGTTTAAGCTTTGTGCGATAGAGAAGTGAAACTGCCCTTTGTTAGCACCTGGTATACCTGGTATAGCATCGAAACCATAACCATAATCCAAGCCCAGCAAACCAAAAATAGGCAAAAATATACGTGCTCCCACACCGGCCGAACGACGGATATTAAACGGATTATAATCTCTAAAATTGTTCCATGCGTTACCGCCTTCAGCAAAAGTAAGTAAGAAAATTGTGGCCGACTGACTTTGAATAACAGGGTAACGTAACTCAAGCGTAAACTTGTTATAAATAGGGCTACCAGGGTTGGTATCAGCATTGTAATTACTGCCTACCGGCACGATAGAGAAGTTTTGATAACCGCGTAAACCGATGATCTCGCTACCCTGTAAAAACTGATAAGTTGCCATACCGTCACCACCCAGTTTAAAACGCTCAAAAGGCGACTGGCCAACTAACTTGTTATAGCTACCTAGGAAACCGAAACGGGTTTGCGACATCAGCACCAGTTTACCAGCAATACGGGTAAACCATTGTGCGTCAAATTTCCATTTGTGATACTCTACAAATTTGTAACGCTCCTCTGGTGTTGCAATACGGTAGTTGGTGTTATTAAACAACGAATATGGAGGCGTAACCTGCAAAGTGAAACGGATATTTGATCCGCTGGTTGGATAAATTGGCACATCCAGCGAGTTACGGCTTAACTCTTGCGTTAATTTGATGTTGTAAGACGTACCGGTAGTAAATAAATAGCCCGGGTAACGGTCCAGGTTGTAATGGTCAAAGTTTAATGAGTAGTTTAACTGGAAGTAGTTATCAGGCCAGTTTAAACGCTTACCTAAAGTTACACCAATACCGTTGATGCGCAGATAATTGTACAAAGGGTTATCTTTAGCATAAAATCGGCCTGATGAGCTTAACTGCGTATAGGCCGACAAGCTGAAGAAGATAGGCTTTTTACCACCTAACCAGGGCTCAGAAAAAGTAAATGAAAAGTTTTGGTAGTTTTTACCGTTAGCCTGGCCACGTAAGCTTAACTTTTGGCCATCGCCTTTGGGCAGCGGTTTGTAAGCCTTACCATTAAACAAGTTGCGTACCGAGAAGTTGTTGAACGTTAAGCCCAACGTACCTACCAGCTGACCACCACCAAAACCACCCGAAAGCTCAATTTGATCTGATGGCTTTTCAACTACGTTATAAATAATATCTACCGTACCATCATTAGGGTTAATGTTAGTTGGCTTAGGGTCCATCTTCTGCTCGTCGAAGTTGCCTAACTGCGAAAGCTGACGGGTACTGCGTACAATAGCAGTTTTAGAAAACTTTTGACCAGGTTTGGTGGCTAACTCACGCAACACTACCCTATCGTTGGTTACATCGTTACCTTTTACCGATACGCGGTTAATGGTGTATTGTGCACCCTCATATATACGGATGTTAAGGTCGATGGTATCATTATAAATACGGGTTTGTACCGCTTCTGAGGTAAAGGTCAGGTATCCGTCGTCCAGATAAAGCGAGTTTACATCTTGTCCGTCCGGACCGCCGCCGCTTAGACGTTTGCCCAAATCTTCTTCACTAAATACATCTCCTTTTTTGATGCGGAGCACACGGTTCAAAAATTCTGTAGGGTAACGCGCATTGCCGGCCCAGGTAATATTACCAAAATAATATTTAGGTCCTTCGTATA harbors:
- a CDS encoding heavy metal-binding domain-containing protein; its protein translation is MKKLSIFCLIIGFAACKPAPVSTTQTPSHSGQTQTVYTCSMHPEVHASKPGVCPKCGMQLTKK
- a CDS encoding OmpH family outer membrane protein; this encodes MKKLFKVALVAGFMMLTAGFAKAQSKIGYLDFNQVIDAMPETKTVSTQLQAYSKTFMDQMQNMQNELQTKGAAYEKSQATMTDAARTAAQTELNDINKRLQDFNQTATQKVEQKRNELGKPLFDKAKLAVNAVAKEKGYTYVIDSGSTNLLVSPAGDDLLAAVKLKLGIK
- a CDS encoding OmpH family outer membrane protein gives rise to the protein MKKILITLSLILLGLTGAFAQRFAYVDSDYILKHIPEYASSQKQLAALSEQWQREVDGRFQEIDRLYKAYQADQVLMTADMRKRREGEIVDKEKAAKDFQRSKFGPDGELAQRSGTLVKPIQERVSKAIQAMAEGENLDMVFDKNSEVIMLYTNPRYNKSDAVITKLGLKPGTFAK
- a CDS encoding SCO family protein; its protein translation is MKLINISIVGLLLLAACSNNKSADKTLPIYGEREPVTKTVNGKTVTDTVYQTIPAFKFINQYGTEVTEKSLDNDIYVADFFFTTCPSICPIMHRNMLNVYQEFKNTPDVKILSHTIDPNHDSVAVLKKYADNLGISGSSWWFLQGPKETTYKLAESYLVTVAEDKNAAGGLVHAGYFILVDRQKRIRGTYDGTKPEDTQKLIADIKTLQAEYKNNKTT
- the bamA gene encoding outer membrane protein assembly factor BamA, whose product is MNKFFFAILFSIISTATFAQVSNSIRLQKSIPADSLSYLNPKDYIIGGVSVAGTKYLDKDVLLQIAKISKGDRINLPGEASANVLKNMWSQGLFDDVQLNITKINLDTVYLEIQVSERPRLSRLRLSGLRKGEIEDVQKKLNDKTGKIVNENLLSTTTAIIKKHFNEKGYLNTTVNIKQQRDPADSNSVILNVAVDKKKKVKINDVIFEGNKAFSVATLRKFLPKTRKRRFYNIFGSKKFKQDQYEEDKVALVEKMQSKGYRDAEILSDSVWRHDDESVNVKIKVYEGPKYYFGNITWAGNARYPTEFLNRVLRIKKGDVFSEEDLGKRLSGGGPDGQDVNSLYLDDGYLTFTSEAVQTRIYNDTIDLNIRIYEGAQYTINRVSVKGNDVTNDRVVLRELATKPGQKFSKTAIVRSTRQLSQLGNFDEQKMDPKPTNINPNDGTVDIIYNVVEKPSDQIELSGGFGGGQLVGTLGLTFNNFSVRNLFNGKAYKPLPKGDGQKLSLRGQANGKNYQNFSFTFSEPWLGGKKPIFFSLSAYTQLSSSGRFYAKDNPLYNYLRINGIGVTLGKRLNWPDNYFQLNYSLNFDHYNLDRYPGYLFTTGTSYNIKLTQELSRNSLDVPIYPTSGSNIRFTLQVTPPYSLFNNTNYRIATPEERYKFVEYHKWKFDAQWFTRIAGKLVLMSQTRFGFLGSYNKLVGQSPFERFKLGGDGMATYQFLQGSEIIGLRGYQNFSIVPVGSNYNADTNPGSPIYNKFTLELRYPVIQSQSATIFLLTFAEGGNAWNNFRDYNPFNIRRSAGVGARIFLPIFGLLGLDYGYGFDAIPGIPGANKGQFHFSIAQSLNGGFN
- a CDS encoding cytochrome c; the encoded protein is MKFKIIAVLLGFIGIMAYSCQSEEKIEFMRYYTAGQELYKTHCQNCHGQNGEGLAALIPPLTDAAYLKQHRTQLACYVKNGLKLPILVNGKAYNGQMPPATLASVEIAQVLTYIQNSFGNKAGLHNIEEVNTEVSKCE
- a CDS encoding DinB family protein, encoding MKNYFVKLFKYDRFANLQMLDCLTAANQPLKAVQLMAHLLAAQQIWLKRCKKLPAPGGPVWPDWPASELKAIIENNHAEWISFLEQSDDVDLKNLVTYQNSKVDTFENSLTDILAHLINHGTHHRAQIGQQLKLNGVEQLPVSDYIHYLRS
- the murI gene encoding glutamate racemase, encoding MQATSPIGIFDSGIGGLTVFRSIAGQLPQYDYIYLGDNSRAPYGNRSFKTIHQYTWECVQWLFEQGCPLVILACNTASAKALRTIQQRDMPGRYNDKRVLGVIRPTAEVIGNYTKTGNIGVLGTKGTVQSESYAIEIAKFFPEVQVYQQACPLWVPLIENGEYDKPGADYYVKQYLDELLSRSADIDTLLLACTHYPLLQDKIKAHLPESIQVVAQGDIVAASLQDYLHRHPEINDQITRNGTRHFFTSSDDTADFDQHASMFFSAPVKSEYVSLK